In Gammaproteobacteria bacterium, one DNA window encodes the following:
- a CDS encoding DUF2116 family Zn-ribbon domain-containing protein, with protein sequence MDDIDRAGELIDMMNEKLVQQARNRPPEASATGECLFCGEDVKPDVRWCSPECRDDWEARH encoded by the coding sequence ATGGACGACATTGACCGCGCAGGGGAATTGATCGACATGATGAATGAAAAGCTTGTGCAGCAAGCCAGAAACCGCCCCCCGGAAGCCTCCGCCACCGGCGAATGCCTGTTTTGCGGCGAGGATGTGAAACCGGACGTGCGCTGGTGTTCGCCGGAATGCCGGGACGATTGGGAGGCGCGGCACTAA